A window of Cheilinus undulatus linkage group 1, ASM1832078v1, whole genome shotgun sequence contains these coding sequences:
- the ss18l2 gene encoding SS18-like protein 2, with product MSIVFVPKKLRGKAKINQETIQRLLDENDQLIRCITEYMQKGRAVECVQYQQILHRNIVYLATIADASPDTTPPASSSTSSEAPAPPVNGHEVT from the exons ATGTCTATCGTTTTTGTACCAAAGAAACTACGAGGAAAAGCGAAAATTAACCAAGAAACAATACAAAGG CTGCTGGATGAAAATGATCAGTTAATCAGATGCATCACTGAATACATGCAGAAAGGACGAGCAGTGGAGTGTGTACA ATACCAACAGATCCTGCATCGAAACATCGTCTATCTGGCAACTATAGCTGATGCCAGCCCAGACACAACACCCCCTGCTTCAAGT tctACATCCAGTGAAGCACCAGCTCCTCCTGTGAATGGACATGAGGTGACATGA